Proteins co-encoded in one Waddlia chondrophila WSU 86-1044 genomic window:
- a CDS encoding NAD(P)/FAD-dependent oxidoreductase yields the protein MSKPKVIIIGGGFGGINAARELANANIDLTVIDRTNHHLFQPLLYQVATAALSPGNIALPIREILRNQKNAAVIMGEVTAIDKESKKIIMLHGETMEYDYLIVATGARHSYFGNEQWEPFAPGLKTLNDAIAVRESILLAFERAERSNDPEQIASELRFVIVGGGPTGVEMAGSIAEIARKTLFNNFRRIVPENSEILIIEGTDRLLHTFPEELSKKALEDLQQMGVKVRTHTHVTNITEKGVYINEEFIPTSNVIWAAGNQASPLLKTLNVPQDRSGRAIVNEDLSIPGYSNVFVIGDAACAKNREGNPLPGIAPVAIQQGRYVAKVIETGERPPFHYVDKGVMATVGTSKAVAAIGKRCFTGLLAWFAWCFIHIFYLISFPNRLIVMMQWMIMYLGGNRHVRIIKKPIFDQKK from the coding sequence ATGAGCAAACCTAAAGTCATTATTATTGGAGGCGGTTTTGGCGGGATCAACGCTGCCCGCGAACTTGCAAATGCCAACATCGATCTAACAGTCATCGACCGCACGAATCATCATCTCTTTCAACCTCTCCTCTATCAAGTGGCAACAGCAGCTCTTTCTCCGGGAAATATAGCTCTTCCCATCCGTGAAATTTTGCGCAACCAGAAAAATGCAGCAGTCATCATGGGAGAAGTGACCGCAATCGATAAGGAGAGCAAAAAAATCATCATGCTTCATGGAGAAACGATGGAGTATGACTACCTCATCGTTGCCACCGGAGCTAGGCACTCTTATTTCGGCAATGAACAATGGGAGCCGTTTGCTCCAGGCCTTAAAACGTTAAACGATGCAATTGCGGTCCGAGAAAGTATTTTACTGGCTTTTGAAAGGGCTGAACGAAGTAACGACCCTGAACAGATCGCAAGCGAGCTGCGTTTTGTCATCGTCGGCGGAGGACCAACCGGTGTCGAAATGGCGGGATCGATTGCAGAAATTGCGCGCAAAACATTGTTTAATAATTTTAGACGGATCGTCCCTGAAAATTCCGAAATTCTTATCATCGAAGGGACTGACCGACTTCTTCACACTTTTCCTGAAGAACTCTCCAAAAAAGCATTGGAAGATTTGCAGCAGATGGGTGTCAAGGTACGCACTCATACCCACGTTACAAACATTACTGAAAAAGGGGTGTATATCAACGAAGAGTTCATCCCCACCTCCAACGTCATCTGGGCCGCCGGAAATCAAGCTTCCCCTCTTTTAAAAACACTGAATGTTCCACAAGATCGCTCCGGACGGGCCATTGTTAACGAAGACCTGTCCATTCCCGGATATTCCAATGTCTTTGTGATCGGCGACGCAGCGTGTGCAAAAAATAGGGAAGGCAATCCCCTACCCGGAATCGCTCCTGTTGCCATTCAACAGGGCCGCTATGTAGCTAAAGTGATCGAAACAGGAGAAAGGCCTCCGTTTCACTATGTAGACAAAGGTGTGATGGCAACCGTCGGTACATCTAAAGCCGTTGCAGCCATCGGCAAACGATGTTTTACAGGCCTGCTTGCTTGGTTCGCATGGTGCTTCATCCATATTTTTTACCTGATTAGCTTC